In Emys orbicularis isolate rEmyOrb1 chromosome 12, rEmyOrb1.hap1, whole genome shotgun sequence, one genomic interval encodes:
- the GMEB2 gene encoding glucocorticoid modulatory element-binding protein 2 has product MATPDVSVHMEEVVVVTTPDNVVDGSGVEEVKTVLVTTNLSQHGGDLNEDTLETENAAAAAAAAFTASTHLKEAVLVKMAEEEDSLEAEIVYPITCGDSKANLIWRKFVCPGINVKCVQYDDHLISPKEFVHLAGKSTLKDWKRAIRMNGIMLRKIMDSGELDFYQHTKVCSNTCRSTKIDLTGARVSLTSQTSTEYIPLTPASADVNGSPATITIETCEEASDWTTSIGDDTFAFWRGLKEAGLLEEVIEEFHQELVETMRGLQQRVQDPPLQLSDAVLLNNIVQNFGMLDLVKKVLASHKCQMDRSREQYTRDLAALEQQCDEHRKRAKELKHKSQHLNNVLMTLTPVSIPAPLKRPRLTRATSGPAAITSQVLTQSAQIALAPGVPVSQLANLPLSKVVSALPASVLGKSTSQAPSASSPASPLLGGYTVLASSGSSFPNTVEIHPDASNLTVLSTAAIQDGSTVVKVVSPFQLLTLPGLGTTIQNVTQMAPSGSTIVTVPSSAVEDATASDEHTTTIEVTTVAEEPEQK; this is encoded by the exons CGGCGACCTAAATGAAGACACCCTGGAGACAGAAAATGCAGCTGCTGCAGCCGCTGCTGCCTTCACAGCTTCCACACATCTGAAAGAAGCGGTCTTAG TGAAGATGGCTGAAGAGGAGGACAGCTTGGAGGCTGAGATTGTTTATCCCATCACCTGCGGAGATAGTAAAGCCAACCTGATATGGAGGAAGTTCGTGTGCCCAGGCATTAATGTGAAATGTGTCCAG TATGATGATCACCTAATTAGTCCCAAAGAGTTTGTCCACTTGGCTGGCAAGTCAACCCTGAAGGACTGGAAGCGAGCAATCCGGATGAATGGGATCATGCTCAG GAAGATCATGGACTCTGGAGAGCTGGATTTCTACCAACATACCAAGGTCTGTTCAAACACCTGCCGAAGCACTAAAATTGACCTGACCGGAGCCAGAGTGTCTCTGACCAGCCAGACGTCAACAGAGTATATTCCTCTCACCCCTGCCTCTGCAGATG TAAATGGATCTCCTGCTACAATCACCATAGAAACTTGTGAGGAAGCCAGTGATTGGACCACTAGCATTGGAG ATGACACGTTTGCATTCTGGCGAGGTCTGAAGGAGGCAGGGCTGCTGGAAGAAGTGATCGAAGAGTTTCACCAGGAGCTTGTGGAGACCATGAGGGGCTTACAGCAGCGGGTCCAGGATCCTCCCTTACAGCTCAGTG atgctGTCTTACTCAACAACATAGTCCAGAATTTCGGCATGCTGGACCTGGTAAAGAAAGTTCTAGCTAGCCACAAGTGCCAGATGGATCGCTCAAGAGAACAATACACACGGGATTTAGCAG CATTGGAGCAGCAATGTGACGAGCACCGCAAGCGAGCAAAGGAGCTGAAGCACAAATCGCAGCATCTCAACAACGTGCTGATGACTCTGACTCCAGTCTCCATCCCAGCACCTTTAAAACGCCCCAGACTTACCAGGGCCACCTCTGGGCCAGCTGCTATCACCTCTCAAGTCCTGACCCAATCAGCACAAATTGCCTTGGCCCCAGGAGTGCCCGTCTCTCAGCTTGCCAACCTCCCTCTCAGCAAAgtggtgtctgcccttccagcctCAGTGCTTGGGAAAAGTACATCTCAGGCTCCCtcagccagctccccagcctctcCGTTATTGGGAGGATACACTGTACTGGCTTCCTCAGGCTCTAGTTTCCCCAACACCGTTGAGATCCATCCCGATGCTTCCAACCTGACAGTCCTCAGCACGGCAGCCATACAAGATGGCAGCACTGTGGTGAAAGTGGTGAGCCCTTTTCAGCTGCTCACCCTCCCGGGACTAGGCACCACCATACAGAACGTAACACAAATGGCTCCCAGCGGGAGCACAATTGTGACGGTGCCGTCGAGCGCCGTTGAGGATGCCACGGCGTCGGACGAACACACCACCACCATCGAGGTGACAACAGTGGCAGAAGAGCCAGAGCAGAAATGA